The proteins below come from a single Ruegeria sp. SCSIO 43209 genomic window:
- a CDS encoding AAA family ATPase → MTSATPQDDNNAILACTISRDVQNFDLLIEDMEAALGERWGDLGFAEALAFFSQPEAKTLQFVALALDGDDEDNLTLMGEIITQAKEKGIKVVLIAEDVTPAALHQLLRRGADEFVPYPLPENELQEAIDRMQQPDPVVAPQAAPTATNGSSKEGALFVVQGLAGGVGSTTMAVNLAWELATVSAKEAPKVCLIDLDLQYGTVSTYLDLPRHEAVFEMLSDTDSMDEDSFGQALQTFEEKLQVLTAPSDMVPLDIITPEDIQRVIDTARANFDYVVIDMPKTLVHWSETVLQAAHVYFALLELDMRSAQNALRLKRALQAEELPFNKLRFAMNRAPKFTDLNGKSRVKRMGESLGISIDLLLPDGGKPVMQSGDHGLPLANSAAKNPLRREIAKLAQSLHSLGSSDAEAA, encoded by the coding sequence ATGACGAGCGCGACGCCGCAAGACGATAATAACGCCATTTTGGCCTGTACCATCAGCCGTGATGTCCAGAACTTCGACCTTTTGATCGAGGATATGGAAGCTGCGCTGGGCGAACGCTGGGGTGATCTTGGATTTGCCGAAGCGCTTGCGTTCTTTAGCCAACCCGAAGCCAAGACGCTTCAATTTGTAGCGCTGGCGCTGGACGGCGATGACGAAGACAACCTGACACTGATGGGTGAGATCATCACTCAGGCCAAGGAAAAAGGCATCAAGGTTGTCTTGATCGCCGAGGATGTCACCCCTGCCGCATTGCATCAGCTGCTACGCAGAGGTGCGGACGAGTTTGTCCCCTACCCGCTTCCCGAAAATGAACTTCAGGAAGCCATCGATCGTATGCAACAACCCGATCCGGTTGTGGCACCACAAGCAGCGCCTACTGCGACGAACGGCTCCTCGAAAGAAGGGGCGCTTTTTGTCGTGCAGGGCCTGGCAGGTGGTGTCGGTTCTACAACCATGGCGGTCAATCTGGCATGGGAACTTGCAACGGTTTCAGCCAAAGAAGCCCCGAAAGTGTGCCTGATCGATCTGGATCTGCAATACGGCACAGTTTCGACCTATTTGGATCTGCCTCGTCATGAAGCCGTGTTCGAAATGCTCTCAGACACGGATTCGATGGACGAAGACTCTTTCGGACAGGCGCTCCAGACGTTTGAAGAGAAGCTGCAAGTTCTAACAGCGCCATCTGACATGGTGCCGCTGGACATCATCACGCCTGAGGACATTCAGCGAGTGATCGACACCGCACGCGCGAATTTTGATTATGTCGTCATAGACATGCCAAAAACACTTGTTCACTGGTCAGAAACGGTTCTGCAGGCCGCCCATGTCTATTTTGCCTTGCTCGAGCTGGATATGCGCTCGGCCCAGAATGCATTGCGTCTGAAACGGGCACTGCAGGCCGAGGAATTACCCTTCAACAAACTGCGGTTTGCTATGAATCGGGCTCCGAAATTTACCGATCTCAACGGTAAAAGCCGGGTTAAACGTATGGGCGAAAGTCTGGGTATTTCCATTGATCTGCTTCTGCCCGATGGCGGCAAACCCGTCATGCAAAGCGGCGACCACGGTTTACCGCTGGCAAATTCAGCGGCCAAGAACCCGCTGCGCCGGGAAATCGCCAAATTGGCTCAATCGCTTCATAGCCTTGGCAGCAGTGACGCCGAAGCCGCATAA
- a CDS encoding OmpA family protein, giving the protein MEKWIITLGLSVAVAGCTREAGYEIDQGTFGNATLNNIQVMNGELTYGQILARRFAAEVPTQINFAFDSAQLDASAQRILLQQAAWIKQFPEARFRVYGHTDAVGSEAYNKRLGQRRANAAVAFLTRQGISRSRLEAVVSFGKSRPLVATQDRDRRNRRTVTEVSGFFDRHPNILDGKYADVIYREYISSAIPISDIQRQEDAGGTSD; this is encoded by the coding sequence ATGGAAAAGTGGATCATCACACTGGGTCTTTCGGTTGCTGTCGCCGGTTGTACACGCGAGGCCGGGTACGAAATCGATCAGGGCACGTTTGGTAACGCTACACTGAACAACATTCAGGTCATGAATGGTGAGTTGACGTATGGCCAAATCCTCGCGCGGCGTTTCGCTGCCGAGGTGCCAACACAGATCAACTTTGCCTTCGATAGCGCGCAATTGGACGCTTCGGCGCAACGAATCCTGTTGCAGCAGGCGGCCTGGATCAAACAGTTCCCCGAGGCGCGGTTCCGTGTCTATGGGCACACGGATGCCGTTGGCTCTGAGGCATATAACAAGCGATTGGGCCAGCGCCGCGCCAATGCCGCCGTTGCATTCCTGACACGACAAGGAATATCGCGCTCACGGTTGGAAGCCGTTGTTTCCTTTGGCAAATCCAGGCCGCTGGTTGCCACCCAAGATCGGGATCGACGCAATCGGCGGACAGTGACCGAGGTATCCGGCTTCTTCGACCGGCATCCAAATATTCTGGATGGAAAATATGCGGACGTGATCTATCGCGAATACATCTCAAGCGCGATCCCGATAAGCGATATCCAACGGCAAGAAGACGCCGGTGGTACCAGCGACTAA
- a CDS encoding type II and III secretion system protein family protein: MTIRSWISATLLGLSLVVSPIGDAAWAQNLRVVKKGTAETLDVPVNRAIVVESEQPFADISIANAGIADISTLSDRTIYVLGRAPGTTTLTMFDGAGNLITNVRVRVSPDVSEFKERLRQILPSERIEVRTANDGIVLSGTVSSSAKLARALELAERYAPERVSNLMNVGGVQQVMLKVRFAEMNRSVAKNLSASLGFGGGDTTAGFNSLNNQGALNNALANNIPFVQTNSGAILFGFGAGSTQVRLLLEALETKGLVRSLAEPNLSALSGQEAEFLAGGEVPIPVPQGDGVVAIEYRQFGVQLLFVPRVVDGNLINLELGASVSSIDQSANFTINGDNVPSFITRQTRTTIELRDGESFAIAGLIQDDFTDLNSQVPWLGDVPVLGALFRSAQYQREQSELIIIITAHLVSPTRGEALALPTDRVKPPSEFDLFVNGKISRTERAGNGAASEVANQDFGTSYGYVLD, encoded by the coding sequence ATGACAATACGTTCCTGGATCAGCGCAACCCTGCTGGGGTTGTCGCTAGTTGTGAGCCCAATCGGCGATGCCGCTTGGGCCCAAAATCTTCGCGTGGTTAAAAAGGGTACAGCGGAAACGCTGGATGTCCCCGTAAATCGCGCAATCGTGGTGGAAAGCGAACAACCGTTCGCAGACATCAGCATTGCCAATGCAGGCATAGCGGATATTTCGACCCTGTCGGACCGCACTATCTATGTTCTCGGTCGGGCACCGGGTACAACCACCCTGACAATGTTCGACGGCGCGGGTAATCTGATTACCAACGTGCGTGTGCGTGTTTCACCTGATGTTTCGGAATTCAAAGAACGCTTACGTCAGATTCTTCCCAGTGAGCGAATCGAGGTTCGGACCGCCAATGATGGGATCGTCTTGTCGGGAACAGTTTCCAGCAGTGCCAAACTGGCGCGTGCGCTGGAGTTGGCAGAACGGTATGCCCCTGAACGTGTATCGAACCTGATGAATGTCGGTGGCGTGCAGCAGGTCATGCTGAAAGTGCGCTTTGCGGAAATGAACCGCTCTGTAGCCAAAAACTTGTCGGCATCGTTGGGCTTTGGCGGTGGCGACACCACTGCGGGCTTCAATTCCTTGAATAACCAGGGCGCACTGAACAACGCACTGGCGAACAACATCCCGTTTGTTCAGACAAATTCCGGTGCCATTCTGTTCGGTTTCGGCGCGGGTTCAACGCAGGTTAGACTGCTTTTGGAAGCCCTTGAAACCAAGGGTTTGGTTCGCAGCTTGGCAGAACCGAATCTTTCTGCACTGTCTGGCCAAGAGGCGGAGTTCCTTGCCGGTGGTGAGGTGCCAATCCCAGTACCCCAAGGCGACGGTGTCGTTGCGATCGAGTATCGTCAGTTTGGCGTACAGCTGCTGTTTGTTCCGCGCGTCGTCGATGGCAACCTGATTAACCTGGAACTGGGTGCATCAGTATCGAGCATCGACCAGAGTGCGAACTTCACGATCAACGGCGACAATGTTCCCAGCTTCATCACGCGTCAAACCCGGACAACCATCGAGTTGCGCGACGGTGAGAGCTTTGCCATTGCGGGCCTAATCCAGGATGATTTCACGGATCTGAACAGCCAGGTTCCCTGGCTTGGCGATGTGCCTGTATTGGGCGCGTTGTTCAGGAGCGCTCAGTATCAGCGTGAGCAGAGTGAATTGATCATCATCATTACCGCGCATCTGGTGTCGCCCACTCGTGGCGAGGCGCTTGCCCTGCCGACCGATCGTGTGAAACCGCCCAGCGAGTTCGATCTGTTCGTAAACGGCAAGATCTCTCGGACTGAACGCGCCGGAAATGGTGCAGCCTCTGAAGTTGCCAATCAGGATTTTGGCACCTCTTACGGCTACGTGCTGGACTGA
- the cpaB gene encoding Flp pilus assembly protein CpaB, with the protein MRAVFGLVLIIGVALAGGAVYMAREYITDNQAKLAQERKLREEALANAQAGIVPTVGVLVSNRSFKYGERLNQEDIRVVQWPEDAIPEGAFVDMTTLFPEIKNNERFVLRAMEKDEAIMEVKVTNPGETAGLRSQLPKGMRAFAISVDVASGVSGFLRPGDTVDVYWTGSLRGTSDSGRGEITRLVLTNIELVAVDQSAGLDVTGTTIARTVTVAATPQQIAALAQAQNTGRMSLALVGAQDDKVAEVVEVDQQSLLGIEERAPAPVAAPEKVCTIRTRRGGETVETPIPCTN; encoded by the coding sequence ATGCGAGCTGTTTTTGGACTTGTTCTTATCATCGGGGTCGCGTTGGCCGGTGGTGCTGTCTATATGGCACGCGAATACATCACGGACAATCAGGCCAAACTTGCACAGGAACGCAAGTTGCGCGAAGAGGCGCTTGCCAATGCACAGGCGGGCATCGTCCCGACCGTAGGCGTTTTGGTTTCGAATCGCTCCTTCAAATACGGCGAACGTTTGAACCAGGAAGATATCCGCGTCGTTCAGTGGCCAGAGGATGCGATTCCCGAGGGTGCCTTCGTGGACATGACAACCCTATTCCCGGAAATCAAAAACAATGAACGATTCGTTCTCCGCGCGATGGAGAAAGACGAAGCGATTATGGAAGTCAAAGTCACCAATCCAGGCGAGACTGCTGGCCTCAGGTCACAATTGCCCAAGGGAATGCGCGCATTTGCGATAAGCGTTGACGTGGCATCTGGCGTATCGGGCTTTTTGCGCCCGGGCGATACGGTGGACGTGTATTGGACCGGCTCATTACGTGGCACCAGCGATTCTGGCCGCGGTGAGATTACTCGTTTGGTGCTGACGAACATCGAATTGGTCGCTGTTGATCAGTCGGCGGGTCTGGATGTGACCGGCACAACGATTGCTCGCACGGTCACAGTTGCAGCGACGCCACAACAGATCGCCGCTTTGGCACAGGCTCAGAACACGGGTCGCATGTCGCTGGCACTGGTTGGCGCTCAAGATGACAAGGTGGCAGAGGTGGTTGAAGTCGATCAGCAGTCTTTGCTTGGCATTGAAGAGAGGGCCCCGGCCCCCGTCGCAGCTCCGGAGAAGGTCTGCACAATCCGCACCCGTCGTGGTGGCGAGACGGTAGAGACCCCAATTCCCTGCACAAACTAA
- a CDS encoding lytic transglycosylase domain-containing protein — translation MYFRDAVLCAGAAVFLMAGAIPVTATETEPRGVYKRIKAPKPGTRPRVTIQITPEQHAASPSAPSTGAKLEVPEIAAIAKPPPSVPQKIAGATKPVGSYKAFWSRVSPDLAQASAGRLREAVQALTATGVAAPRLQTLQDIAEKRGVDILRSTVGTNVSPALVLAVISVESAGRTQAVSSAGAQGLMQLMPATAERFGVEDSLKPEQNIKGGVKYLHWLMNEFDNDPILVLAGYNAGEGAVRKHSGVPPYAETRDYVPKVLAAFQVASALCTTTPQFVSDPCIFQTSN, via the coding sequence ATGTATTTCCGGGACGCAGTATTATGCGCCGGTGCAGCAGTGTTTCTGATGGCGGGTGCAATTCCTGTCACTGCAACCGAAACCGAGCCGCGCGGCGTCTATAAGCGCATAAAGGCCCCTAAACCGGGGACACGTCCGCGCGTGACGATTCAAATCACGCCCGAACAACATGCAGCATCACCATCAGCCCCCAGCACTGGCGCCAAGCTGGAAGTGCCTGAGATTGCCGCTATCGCAAAGCCGCCCCCATCGGTTCCTCAGAAGATCGCGGGGGCGACCAAGCCAGTTGGCTCTTATAAAGCATTCTGGAGCCGGGTATCCCCCGATCTAGCGCAGGCCAGCGCAGGTAGGCTGAGAGAGGCCGTTCAAGCGCTTACTGCCACGGGTGTCGCGGCGCCGCGTCTGCAGACCTTGCAAGACATCGCAGAAAAGCGAGGGGTGGATATTCTACGTTCGACCGTAGGGACGAATGTCTCACCCGCACTTGTCCTAGCCGTGATCTCAGTGGAATCTGCGGGCCGCACACAGGCTGTCAGTTCTGCCGGGGCGCAGGGCTTGATGCAATTGATGCCAGCTACCGCCGAACGTTTTGGGGTAGAGGACAGCCTGAAACCTGAACAGAATATCAAAGGTGGGGTGAAATACCTGCATTGGCTTATGAACGAGTTCGACAATGACCCGATTCTCGTATTGGCAGGCTACAATGCCGGCGAAGGGGCCGTGCGCAAGCATAGTGGTGTGCCACCCTATGCCGAGACCAGAGACTACGTGCCCAAGGTTCTGGCCGCGTTTCAGGTCGCGAGTGCTCTTTGTACAACAACACCGCAGTTCGTTTCGGACCCCTGCATTTTTCAGACTTCGAACTAA
- a CDS encoding 3-oxoacid CoA-transferase subunit B, whose amino-acid sequence MPWDRNQMAARAAEELEDGMYVNLGIGIPTLVANYVGDKDITLQSENGMLGMGPFPFEGEEDADLINAGKQTITELSRTSYFDSATSFAMIRGGKIAAAILGAMEVDEKGDLANWMIPGKLVKGMGGAMDLVAGVGRVIVVMDHTNKHGDSKVLKECTLPLTGQGVVDRIITNLGVLDVVEGGLKIVELADGVSEDEMRGATQATIVD is encoded by the coding sequence ATGCCCTGGGATCGCAATCAGATGGCCGCACGTGCGGCAGAAGAGCTGGAAGACGGCATGTATGTGAACCTCGGCATCGGTATTCCGACGCTGGTGGCGAACTATGTAGGGGACAAGGACATCACCCTACAGTCCGAAAACGGTATGTTGGGCATGGGGCCTTTCCCGTTTGAGGGCGAGGAAGACGCTGACCTGATTAACGCGGGCAAGCAAACGATTACCGAACTGTCCCGCACCTCTTACTTCGATAGCGCGACCTCGTTCGCCATGATCCGAGGCGGTAAGATCGCTGCTGCGATTTTGGGTGCGATGGAAGTGGACGAGAAAGGAGACTTGGCCAACTGGATGATCCCCGGCAAGCTGGTCAAAGGTATGGGCGGTGCGATGGATCTGGTCGCTGGCGTTGGTCGCGTGATTGTAGTGATGGATCACACCAACAAGCATGGTGATTCAAAAGTGCTGAAGGAATGCACGCTGCCTCTGACTGGCCAGGGCGTCGTGGATCGCATCATCACCAATCTGGGTGTTCTGGATGTCGTCGAAGGCGGCCTGAAGATCGTCGAACTGGCCGATGGCGTCAGCGAGGACGAGATGCGAGGAGCGACTCAGGCAACAATCGTAGATTGA
- a CDS encoding CoA transferase subunit A: MKKIYDNADEALDGVISDGMLIAAGGFGLCGIPEMLLEAIKASGAKDLTFASNNAGVDDFGIGILLQTKQVKKMISSYVGENAEFMRQYLSGELELEFNPQGTLAERMRAGGAGIPGFYTKTGVGTVIAEGKEHKDFNGETYIMEEGIFADLAIVKAWKADDTGNLVFRKTARNFNVPAATCGKICVAEVEEIVPRGSLDPDGIHLPGIYVHRIIQGSHEKRIEQRTTRKKEDA, encoded by the coding sequence ATGAAGAAAATCTATGACAATGCCGATGAGGCGCTCGATGGGGTGATATCGGACGGCATGCTGATCGCTGCGGGCGGCTTTGGGCTGTGCGGTATCCCGGAAATGCTGCTTGAAGCAATCAAGGCCTCAGGCGCGAAGGATCTGACATTTGCCTCGAATAACGCAGGTGTGGATGATTTTGGCATCGGCATCCTGCTGCAGACTAAGCAGGTCAAAAAGATGATCAGCTCTTACGTTGGGGAAAACGCCGAATTCATGCGCCAGTATCTGAGTGGAGAACTGGAGCTGGAATTCAATCCACAAGGCACACTGGCCGAGCGGATGCGGGCCGGTGGCGCTGGCATCCCCGGGTTTTACACCAAGACGGGCGTAGGAACGGTGATCGCGGAAGGCAAAGAGCACAAGGACTTCAACGGCGAGACCTATATCATGGAGGAAGGCATCTTCGCCGACCTCGCGATCGTAAAGGCGTGGAAAGCCGATGACACCGGGAACCTCGTGTTCCGCAAGACCGCCCGCAACTTTAACGTGCCCGCAGCGACTTGCGGCAAGATTTGTGTGGCTGAGGTTGAAGAAATCGTCCCGCGCGGCTCGCTGGACCCGGATGGCATCCACCTGCCCGGCATCTATGTGCATCGCATTATCCAAGGCAGCCACGAAAAGCGCATCGAACAGCGCACCACCCGCAAGAAGGAGGACGCATAA